The proteins below are encoded in one region of Centropristis striata isolate RG_2023a ecotype Rhode Island chromosome 12, C.striata_1.0, whole genome shotgun sequence:
- the elf2a gene encoding ETS-related transcription factor Elf-2a isoform X1, whose protein sequence is MTSMVVSDGGGNIVEYVTVVEGPQQCEQQPNEEEEEEEEMVHQEVEAVIVEGGEEVEEDVEEEGVVLQEEGCPAVIVEEVPSTQVEECYSAQVLVYDDGTYLMQDVAEEQEVVTEVAETVEMSGHDIVCFDKTFEAAEALLHMESPGGLHNERNTAEDVMMETVVEVSTECGPIEEESFPIPPECEPAAKKRRGGGRKPKTNQPASNGSFDLGIKKRPREGKGNTTYLWEFLLELLQDKNTCPRYIKWMQREKGIFKLVDSKAVSKLWGKHKNKPDMNYETMGRALRYYYQRGILAKVEGQRLAYQFKDMPKNIRVIEDEDDGEDVEDGEGVVSGQHAVHQHGPAGLGTNFPTTTQPQQTYVTVIPSNAATRPIRAMPVVMTNSLGQVTLNSSSILTTTTGVPVTVANTSGSAPPKLVIQALPTMLPAGSKAGEKITIITIPANQLATLMQANPSGQITQLFHAKAVATQIAGAKPATSAPMVQITAGRPTPHLILAKPAAVAQSLPQLSVQVSQPHPAPPKTPTQPPTHPSSQPEAAQSEAAAEASPPSSPRVESAETTLS, encoded by the exons ATGACCTCTATGGTAGTGTCAGACGGTGGAGGGAACATAGTGGAGTATGTTACGGTGGTGGAGGGGCCCCAGCAG TGTGAGCAGCAGCccaatgaggaggaggaggaggaagaagaaatgGTCCATCAGGAAGTCGAGGCGGTCATTGTAGAGGgcggagaggaggtggaggaagatgtggaggaggagggtgtggtgctgcaggaggagggctGTCCAGCAGTGATCGTGGAGGAGGTGCCCAGTACCCAGGTGGAGGAGTGCTACTCGGCTCAGGTCCTAGTCTACGATGACGGGACGTATCTGATGCAGGATGTGgctgaggagcaggaggtggtCACAGAGGTGGCTGAGACTG TGGAGATGTCGGGTCATGACATAGTGTGTTTTGACAAAACGTTCGAAGCAGCTGAAGCTCTTCTCCACATGGAGTCTCCTGGAGGACTGCACAATGAACGCAACACAG CAGAGGATGTGATGATGGAGACGGTGGTGGAGGTGTCTACAGAGTGTGGACCCATAGAGGAGGAGTCCTTCCCCATCCCCCCTGAATGTGAACCTGCTGccaagaagaggagaggag GTGGAAGAAAGCCCAAAACAAACCAACCTGCTTCCAACGGCTCCTTTGATCTGGGGATAAAGAAAAGGCCAAGGGAGGGCAAAG GCAACACCACCTATCTGTGGGAGTTCCTGCTCGAGCTTCTGCAAGATAAAAACACCTGCCCCAGGTACATCAAGTGGATGCAGAGGGAGAAGGGCATCTTCAAACTGGTCGACTCCAAGGCCGTGTCCAAACTGTGGGGGAAACACAAGAACAAGCCCGACATGAACTACGAGACCATGGGCCGAGCCCTGAG GTATTACTATCAGCGCGGCATCCTGGCAAAAGTGGAGGGTCAGCGGTTGGCGTACCAGTTTAAAGACATGCCCAAGAACATCCGGGTGATTGAAGACGAGGACGATGGAGAGGACGTGGAGGACGGCGAGGGCGTGGTGTCCGGCCAGCACGCTGTTCACCAACACGGCCCCGCCGGCCTGGGCACCAACTTCCCCACCACCACCCAACCTCAGCAGACCTACGTCACTGTCATTCCTAGCAACGCTGCCACCAG GCCCATCAGAGCCATGCCAGTGGTCATGACCAACTCACTGGGTCAGGTGACGTTAaactcctcctccatcctcaccACCACCACAGGAGTCCCAGTAACTGTAGCCAACACCTCAGGCAGCGCTCCTCCCAAACTGGTCATCCAGGCTCTGCCCACCATGCTGCCGGCCGGATCCAAAGCAGGAGAGAagatcaccatcatcaccatcccAGCCAACCAGCTGGCCACGCTCATGCAGGCCAACCCATCAGGCCAGATCACGCAGCTCTTCCACGCTAAAGCCGTCGCTACGCAGATAGCCGGCGCTAAGCCCGCCACCTCCGCCCCCATGGTCCAGATAACAGCAGGCCGGCCCACACCGCACCTCATCCTGGCTAAACCGGCGGCGGTGGCTCAGTCGCTGCCGCAGCTCTCGGTCCAGGTCAGCCAGCCCCACCCTGCCCCGCCCAAAACCcccacccagcccccaacccACCCCAGCAGTCAGCCCGAAGCAGCACAATCAGAGGCAGCGGCGGAGGCTTCACCCCCCTCCAGCCCGCGAGTAGAATCAGCAGAAACTACTTTATCCTGA
- the elf2a gene encoding ETS-related transcription factor Elf-2a isoform X2, whose translation MTSMVVSDGGGNIVEYVTVVEGPQQCEQQPNEEEEEEEEMVHQEVEAVIVEGGEEVEEDVEEEGVVLQEEGCPAVIVEEVPSTQVEECYSAQVLVYDDGTYLMQDVAEEQEVVTEVAETVEMSGHDIVCFDKTFEAAEALLHMESPGGLHNERNTEDVMMETVVEVSTECGPIEEESFPIPPECEPAAKKRRGGGRKPKTNQPASNGSFDLGIKKRPREGKGNTTYLWEFLLELLQDKNTCPRYIKWMQREKGIFKLVDSKAVSKLWGKHKNKPDMNYETMGRALRYYYQRGILAKVEGQRLAYQFKDMPKNIRVIEDEDDGEDVEDGEGVVSGQHAVHQHGPAGLGTNFPTTTQPQQTYVTVIPSNAATRPIRAMPVVMTNSLGQVTLNSSSILTTTTGVPVTVANTSGSAPPKLVIQALPTMLPAGSKAGEKITIITIPANQLATLMQANPSGQITQLFHAKAVATQIAGAKPATSAPMVQITAGRPTPHLILAKPAAVAQSLPQLSVQVSQPHPAPPKTPTQPPTHPSSQPEAAQSEAAAEASPPSSPRVESAETTLS comes from the exons ATGACCTCTATGGTAGTGTCAGACGGTGGAGGGAACATAGTGGAGTATGTTACGGTGGTGGAGGGGCCCCAGCAG TGTGAGCAGCAGCccaatgaggaggaggaggaggaagaagaaatgGTCCATCAGGAAGTCGAGGCGGTCATTGTAGAGGgcggagaggaggtggaggaagatgtggaggaggagggtgtggtgctgcaggaggagggctGTCCAGCAGTGATCGTGGAGGAGGTGCCCAGTACCCAGGTGGAGGAGTGCTACTCGGCTCAGGTCCTAGTCTACGATGACGGGACGTATCTGATGCAGGATGTGgctgaggagcaggaggtggtCACAGAGGTGGCTGAGACTG TGGAGATGTCGGGTCATGACATAGTGTGTTTTGACAAAACGTTCGAAGCAGCTGAAGCTCTTCTCCACATGGAGTCTCCTGGAGGACTGCACAATGAACGCAACACAG AGGATGTGATGATGGAGACGGTGGTGGAGGTGTCTACAGAGTGTGGACCCATAGAGGAGGAGTCCTTCCCCATCCCCCCTGAATGTGAACCTGCTGccaagaagaggagaggag GTGGAAGAAAGCCCAAAACAAACCAACCTGCTTCCAACGGCTCCTTTGATCTGGGGATAAAGAAAAGGCCAAGGGAGGGCAAAG GCAACACCACCTATCTGTGGGAGTTCCTGCTCGAGCTTCTGCAAGATAAAAACACCTGCCCCAGGTACATCAAGTGGATGCAGAGGGAGAAGGGCATCTTCAAACTGGTCGACTCCAAGGCCGTGTCCAAACTGTGGGGGAAACACAAGAACAAGCCCGACATGAACTACGAGACCATGGGCCGAGCCCTGAG GTATTACTATCAGCGCGGCATCCTGGCAAAAGTGGAGGGTCAGCGGTTGGCGTACCAGTTTAAAGACATGCCCAAGAACATCCGGGTGATTGAAGACGAGGACGATGGAGAGGACGTGGAGGACGGCGAGGGCGTGGTGTCCGGCCAGCACGCTGTTCACCAACACGGCCCCGCCGGCCTGGGCACCAACTTCCCCACCACCACCCAACCTCAGCAGACCTACGTCACTGTCATTCCTAGCAACGCTGCCACCAG GCCCATCAGAGCCATGCCAGTGGTCATGACCAACTCACTGGGTCAGGTGACGTTAaactcctcctccatcctcaccACCACCACAGGAGTCCCAGTAACTGTAGCCAACACCTCAGGCAGCGCTCCTCCCAAACTGGTCATCCAGGCTCTGCCCACCATGCTGCCGGCCGGATCCAAAGCAGGAGAGAagatcaccatcatcaccatcccAGCCAACCAGCTGGCCACGCTCATGCAGGCCAACCCATCAGGCCAGATCACGCAGCTCTTCCACGCTAAAGCCGTCGCTACGCAGATAGCCGGCGCTAAGCCCGCCACCTCCGCCCCCATGGTCCAGATAACAGCAGGCCGGCCCACACCGCACCTCATCCTGGCTAAACCGGCGGCGGTGGCTCAGTCGCTGCCGCAGCTCTCGGTCCAGGTCAGCCAGCCCCACCCTGCCCCGCCCAAAACCcccacccagcccccaacccACCCCAGCAGTCAGCCCGAAGCAGCACAATCAGAGGCAGCGGCGGAGGCTTCACCCCCCTCCAGCCCGCGAGTAGAATCAGCAGAAACTACTTTATCCTGA